attataaaccaactagtttatatagtcggagaaaataatataataatatagtccataAAAATAACCTCGAATgccatataaatattgttcttaaaCTAATACATATGAACTTGAAATTTCGAATCATGGTTGCTCTAAAGCTCTAGATGTCCTCGGAAATTGCTTATAATGCCACTGCAGTGTTGTATCTATATACatcataaataatacttttaatcataattgtatacataaactATTAGCTATTAGTTTTCCAAGCACTtggaatttgttatttttaaatatactagtaAGATTCAGAATCACTTTTTGTTTCTAATCTATCaaagataaaacaatatttaattatacttttatatatttcagtCTATAGCCGAATTCTTGGATGGCTTGCCATCCTATGACGAACGCAATTTTTCCAGTTTCACTTCAAAAAGTTGTGGAAATAAGTCTTCACTAGTTTACATAACAACAAAAGATCAACCTTCCGAACAAAGTTTGTAGTAGTTCTATTATTGAATAGTACATTATACTTTGTTCTAAAAGAGAAGATACTGTAGCAAGTGCCTATGTGTGAACTTAATTAACTTTCGTTCACAGTAAATTTAATCATCAGTTTAGTGCGACAGTTTAAGTCCAACTTAGGAAGTCTGGTATCACGTGCATTTGTGAATAAAATCAAGTAATTTACATGTATCTTCTCTTTTTGAGTAGagttttggtatttattttaatatactatatttatctatactgataattattataatgtaatgataatagaaaatattaatataaatactaatacattatatatttttaattttacacttttttttaaatacttatcaaCTCAAAATTTATCTGAATATTACAAAATGCATTCAGAACTGttcatttaatttgtatacattatagaagaaaataataagaattactgtaatatgtgtatgttatttaatataatatgtaaaatgttttatgtttttaaattaaaattatattgtttttaatttcagttgTTAATGACTATTCAAATTTGTCATTCCAGGATTTACCTATACTTTGGGATTTAGAGGTaacctatttaaaatactaaaacttCATACAAAcgggtttttaaataaatatcttattttaacatataatacctactaattaatatatttataaaattaaaaaaaaaaaaaaaaaaaaatactgttctTACATTAAATTCGATAttagaattgataaaatattcaaacagtTCGACTtatcagtataatttattttattatataatgaatgtttattatacatggTGATCCATTTAATGTAATACTCTagttatttcaaaaactttttatttattgtttattaattgtttttaatttttttcaagcattttcaatttctttttttaaaacagaatAATTTTTGGAGTATCttgatgtataaaaatgtattttatttgattaatttatgagttgtaagtatttaaaatttaggggtacatctaaattttaaagtatcccTTAAAAATAGCCACTGCtgatcttaactttaaatacttataagttaaaactaACAAACTACATgtccaaaattatattttataaatggtattactctgctttggaatataagattattatattcaaatgagcatttaaaattattgtattttctaaaaagttgttttttattactttaaactAGGTATGTAAAagactttttttgaaaatgttaaagttTCCTGAAATAAAGACTGTCTTATGTCAAATGAATAGCCAGTAAATGATATACTTAAATTGAATGCATAAATATAACAGtataggttattacttattagttattactcaggattttcaatcataaattattaagttatctTCTTAGAATGTAGCCATATAAGcttttcaaatgtaataatttaataaatagctatttagtatttacttaactttcatattgttttagaatataatatagtatctataaaATCACATAAATATTACTCCAGATAtccatatataattattatttatatatatgatatttatttatttttattaaaactttaatatgtaccttttaTACTAAAACGTACCAAGCTTGTtctatttttatcttatatatttatttttatataattataaattatagtaaaatcttatattatttacactaacatttatgttgtattaatattaatatgtattaattatattctagaATAGATGTAATGCATTGGATGAAACGAGTGAAGAATCTGACACATTGGATGAAACGAGTGAAGAATCTGACGCATTGGGTGAAACGAGTGATGAATCTGACACATTGGATGAAACGAGTGAAGAATCTGATAACTAACTAGAAGACGGCAATTCAGAAATGtagatatagatattatattgtaaaacttCTTGCGATTAAATAATTCCAATGCAAAcacttttaatgtttttttgacTATAACTCCTGATTCGGCTGTTTTTAAGAGAAATACAATTTGctaatttaagaatatattttatagtctatagactattgtttaatacaactatttacTAATAGGTACACAAGGTATTATTTTGAAAGATTTTTAGAGtcagcaataatattaaatttacaactgTTTCTTCGGGTAGCACTTTTAAGCATAaaggatttaaaaaatgtttttgatgtGTAGGTATTTTCATcgttatcatataatttttctttttttttcattgaaatttccTTTGATAATTTCTAAGCCTAATCCTTAGTTAATTTTCCGGATTTAACAAACATAATTtgattacttattactatagtAAGTTAACTGTTATTCACTCGCATATTTTAGCTGTTTGCCTGAGATGAGTTTGGATTAGGATTACCGGGTtagaaatataatcataaactaCATCTCGAAAATTTAGTCTCTgttgatattatgtattcacATGTCAGAAAATAGTATACAGAATTTGGAAGCGGCAGGCgtcagtattttataatatatggtagtTGTAATGATTGTATTGTTTGATACAATTGTACATCTAATAATAAGTGTTTAACTATCAGTTCTAATATCAGTTGTTTGacctttttacatttgtttttattatattgtatttatatgttagtttaatttaatgtatcaccaaattaacatttattatttgtataacaaaACTATATGCTAAGAATACTATTGTAGGCccttcacaatattataattaattaatgacttGGGTAAAAAAATCTTACAAaatgactatattttatacttcataaTAAAATCAATGTGTGTGGTTAACATTTCTAATATTAGACATTAGAGTGAATTTTgacatataaaatttaaagatatgaatataaaataaggtATCTTTTagggttttatttatatttaaatttctaagtgatttatgaacattttgaaattgtaatatttactattaaagatagaaacacaaaattggttttgctgAACTTGAATTTGCCATTGTAcctttgtaagacagagacaacagaAACGTGACATTAAGTCTTATtgctataatatgaaatatcctTAGCCTTTATCCATTAGAactaaagtatatattataatactataagtaCTGTTTTGTAATTCTACAGggctatacaaaatatatagtattataaacattaaaatctaCCACAGTTAATTAAATACTTCTCTGTaatattgactatttttgaACTAAATACCTTGCTGGACACCATAAGCAAATAGCAACTACAAAACATACATATTTGCTATTcgtattaattcataatataagaaTTCTAATTGAATTCTTTATTGCGATAATTCTTGAGTTTGAAGACAAGAAATGGCCGTTATTTTCtgttgttaacataatattataaactatacaatacattatgctttatttataatcatacactattttaatataaaccaaCAGAgcagtacctacataatgtagTATGATTGTGTATTGGTTTCTAGTGCAATACAATATGTCAATGTTTCttgatttatatgaaa
This genomic window from Metopolophium dirhodum isolate CAU chromosome 1, ASM1992520v1, whole genome shotgun sequence contains:
- the LOC132935981 gene encoding DET1- and DDB1-associated protein 1-like, yielding MSIAEFLDGLPSYDERNFSSFTSKSCGNKSSLVYITTKDQPSEQIVNDYSNLSFQDLPILWDLENRCNALDETSEESDTLDETSEESDALGETSDESDTLDETSEESDN